GGTCGGCGATCGCGTGTTCCTGGACCGTCGTGCCGTTGACCGTGGTGGAGAGGGTGGCGGTGGCGGGGTCGAAGGCGTCGGGTGTGGTGAGGACGGGGCCCACCGGGGTGGAGCGGGCCCAGATCTTGCCCTGGAGCCATTCGGTGGTGCGGTTCTGCCAGCCGCGCATGGAGATGTCGTTGGCGATCGTGTATCCGGCGATGCACTCGGCTGCCTCGTCCTCGTCCACCCGGTACGCGGTGCGGCCCACGACGACGGCGAGTTCTCCCTCCCAGTCCATCTCCGGGTCCTCCGGCACGGCGGCCACGGGGTCGGCGGGGCCGGTGAGGGTGTCCGCGAACTTCGCGAAGAGGGTGGGGTGGGAGGGAAGGCCCCGGCCCATCTCCTCGATGTGGCTCGTGTAGTTGAGGCCGGTGCACAGCACCTTCGACGGGTTCGGCACGAGGGTGTCGAGTGCGGCGTCCTCGGCCGGGACGCGGCGTCCGTCGGCGCCGGCCGCCCGCCGCCGCCAGTCCTCGTTCCGCAGCAGGTCGCCGATGTCGGCGCAGCCGGGGATCTCGGTGAACGTGTCGCCGTCCAGGCGGGCCGCTGCCGTTCCTCCGGGGGTGCGCAGGGTTGCCAGTTTCATGCTGTTCTCCTTCTCGTCGCGCGGAGGGGCTTCAGGCGTGGGCGGCGGGGCGTTCGGGGACGATCAGGTCGAAGAAGCCCCAGTGGGCTCCGGCGGGGAGGGTGCCGGACAGCATGCGGCCGCACTTCTGCGTGACGATGTGGGAGGAGCCGCGGTGCTGGCTGCCGGCGTGGCTGTCGCGGAAGAAGCGTTGCAGGACGCCGTCCCGCATGACCCGTGCGCCGGCGAAGCGGTGGACGAGTTGGCTGATCTCGACCGCGGTGCGGCCGGCGAGGCTGCACGCGAGGCGGGACATCGTCTCCTGCTCGTCGCTGAGGCGTGCCCCGGTGGAGAGGGTCTCCTCGTTGTCGCGCCAGGTGTCGCGGAGCAGCGCCATCGTGCCGCGGACGTGCGAGAAGTGGCGGGCGAATTCGCCGAAGAACTCGTCGCTGGTGACCGGGGACTCGTGGGCGGGGTTCCTGCTGAGGGTGAGGTCGCGCAGTTCGTCGAGCATGCGGCGGCCGACGCCCTGGGACCAGGCGGCCTGGTGGAGGCCGGCGGAGAGGGCGGGGCTGAGCCGGTTCTCGGGGCGGCCGCGGCGGGCGTGGCCGGGGCCGATGGCGTAGATGTAGGCGTCCTCGACGAACACGTCCTCGGCCCGGTAGTCGAGGCTCGCGGTCGCGCGCAGGCCGAGCATGTCCCAGTTGTCGCTGATCCGTACGGCGGAGCGGGGGACGAGGCAGACCACTCGTTCTCCGGTGCCCTCGACCGTGGCGGAGAGGTTGAGGTGGGTGGCCATGGAGACGCCGGGGGCGAACTGCCAGTCGCCGCTGACCCGGCAGCCGCCCGTGACCCGGACGGCCCGGCCGGTGAACGAGGTGGACTGGCCCGCGACCAGGGGTTCGGCGCCGTCGGCGAAGAGGGCGGCCACGGCTTCGTCGCCCAGGTGGGCGGCGGCGGTGGCGGTCTCGCTCGTGAGGGACCGGACGAGCCAGCCGAGGGAGGCGTCCGTGTGGGACAGCTTCTCCATGACTTCCAGGATCTGGAGGGGGGAGGCGTCCAGGCCGCCGAGTTCGGCGGGGACGGTCAGTTCGAGGATTCCGCTGTCGCGCAGGGCGTCCTGGACCGCCGGCGTGGGGCGGCGCAGCCGTTCGCTGTCGGGGGCCTCGCTCAGCAGGAGGGGGCGGATGGTGTCCAGTCGTGCCAGGAGGGCGGTGATGTCGGCGGGAGGGGTGGGGCTGGTCACGGTCGGTTCCTTTCGGACCGGGCGCCGGTCTCGGTGCCGGCTTCGGTTTCCTGGGCCAGCGCGCTCCACTGGCCGCGGTAGAAGAGCAGGGGGCGGGCGTCGTCCTGCTGGCCGTGGGCCGTCACCCGGCCGAGTACCAGGACGTGGTCGCCGCCGTCGTTGGCGGCCCAGGGGGTGCACTGGAAGTAGGCGGGTGAGCCGCCGATGCGGGGTGCGGGGCCGTCCGTGATCCAGTCGATGGGGCGGTCCTGGGGCCGGCCCGCGAAGTGGAGTGCGGTGTCGAGTTGGTTGTCGCCGAGGACGTTGACCGCGAAGGGCCGTTCCAGCAGGTGGTTGAGGGCGCGTGAGGTGCGCTGCATGGACACCAGGACCAGGGGCGGGTCCAGGGAGACCGAGGTGAAGGAGTTCACGGTGACGCCGTAGTGGGTGGTGCCCACGCGGTAGGTGAGGACGACGACGCCGGTGGCGAAGTTGCCGAGGGCGTTGCGGAGTTGGCGGGGGTCGGCGAGCGGGGGGTGCGCGGTGTCCGACGCGGGCGGTACGGCGTCGGCGGCCTTCTCGTAGATCTCGGCGTCCCACATGATGTCGGTCATCGGGGAACCTCCTGGAGGGGTCGCGGGGCCCGGCGCGCGGGGCCGGGGCGGGCTGGGGAGAGGGGGTCCGGGGCGGCGGCGGGAGGGGGGCGCCGCAGGGAGTGCGGGGCCGGGAGGACTCCACCGCCGCCCCGGGGTTCAGACGGCTTCCTCGACGGCTTCCTCGCTCGCGGCGAAGGAGGTGCCCGTGCCCTCGGGGAGCCATGTCCGCAGGGCGGGGTAGAGGAGGAGTGCCGCGACGAACGACACCAGGAAGCCGAGGGCGAAGACGTCGGTGGCCATGAGGATCATGCCGATGGCGGCGGAGGTGGTGAGGGTGATGACCCCGGCCCAGTTCCACTTCTCCACCCGGTGGGTGGCGCCGTCGTACCGCGCCCGGCGGACCAGGTAGTAGTCGGCGATCATCACGCCGCACATGCCGAGGGTCATGGCGCCCAGGTACGCGAGGTAGGTGGAGAACTTCTCCAGGATTCCGGCGCCGATCATCACCAGGGCGATGACGTTTCCGGCGACGACCATCGCGGCGCGGCCGGGTTTGCGGCCGGTGAGGGCGTCCACGAGGTTGACCAGGGAGAGCGAGCCGGAGTAGGCGTTGATGGCCTGGGCCTTGGCCTGGGCGGCGTAGATGGTGACGAAGCCGAGCCAGGCGGCGAAGATCACGAAGAAGGCGCCGGTGTTCTGCATGACGAAGTCGCTGCCCGCCGCGCCTGCGGCTTCGGGGGTCAGGGTCTTGTCGTGGTCCATGAGGTAGGTGACGACGTCGGGCATGCCGCCGATGACGACGAGGGAGCCGAGGACGGTCATGAGGATGTTCTGGGTGACCGGGCCGGCCGTGGCCAGGACGGTGACGTCGCGGCGGGTGCGGCAGTAGCGGGCGAAGTCCGTGGTGACGAGGGCGATGGTTCCGGCCGTCGCGCCCATGACCGATATCGCGGCCTCGAACTTGGGCCACAGGCCGCCGGGGACGACCCCGTCGTAGCGGAAGACGTCCATGGGGTCGGCGCCCTCGATGACGTAGATGTGGATGATCATGTAGATGGTGACGAGGAGGGTGACCGCGGTGAGGACGCCGGAGGCGCGCAGGGCGGGTTTGAGCCCGAAGACGGCGAGGCCGATCCACAGCAGGGTCATGAGGCCGTAGAGCAGGACGCGGTTCGTCCAGGAGTCGGGCAGGTCGAACATCAGCAGGGTGCCCTGGTAGAGGAGGGCCGACTCCATGGCCAGGAAGCCGAGGATCATGAAGGCGAAGACGGCGGAGCCGATCGACGATCCCCGCAGGCCGAATCCGAAGAACCGGGAGGTGATCGTGGAGGACATGCCGGTTTCGAAGGCCATCCGGCCGAGGGCCTTGCCGAGGAAGACGCCGAGGGCGGCGACGAGGACGCCGACGATCATTCCCACGGTGAAGCCGGCGAGGACGACGGTGAAGCCGGCGATGGCGAAGACGACGAGCGCCGTGGCGACGCTGACCGGGCTGAGGGCGAGTTGATGGCCGCTGCGGCGCTCGGCCGTCGGCACGCTGACCAGAGCGTGGTCCTCGGCCGCCGCGGACAGCGTCGAGGGGGTCGGCCCCGGGGGGTTCGTTGTTGACGACACAGTTCCTACCCATCGGAGAAGAGAGGGCGTCCGCGGCGCGTTCCGCGGGGGAACGCGCCGGGTGTCGCCGTGGTCGGTCAGTCCGTGCTGCAGCCCGCGATCGCGAGGGCTTCGATCTCGACGAGGATTTCCGGCTTGGCCAGAGCGGCCACCTGGACGAGCGAGCAGGCGGGGAAGTCGCCGGTGAAGAACTCCTCGCGGGCCTTCCACACCTGGGCGTTGTCACTCATGTGCGTGACGAAGATGGTCATCTTGACGACGTCGTCCATGGCGCCGCCGGCCGCCTCGATGAGGTCCTTGATCTTCTGGAAGACGACGCGGGACTGATCGAGGGCGGTGTCGCCGAGGACGCTCTCGCCGTCGTTGCCGCGTGCGGTCATGCCGGAGATCAGGATGAGGTCGTCGACGCGGAGGCAGTTGGACCAGGTCCGGGCCTTCGGTTCCCGCACGGCGTCGGAGATGAATCGTTTCTTCTTCATGATGGCTGCGGTCCTCACAGGTCGATTCGGCTGTCCCAGGCGGACGTGCCGCCCCAGTTCACGCACACGCTCTGGCGGCGCATGAAGCCCTGCCACGCCGTGGACCCGGCGGTACGGCCGCCGCCGGTCTCCTTCTCGCCGCCGAACGCCGCGCCGACGTCGGCACCCGTGGTGCCCATGTTCACGCGGACGATGCCGCAGTCGCTGCCCCGGGCGGAGAGGAAGGTCTCGATGTGGTTCAGGTCGGTGCTGTGCATGCCCGAGGCCAGGCCCTGGGCCACGCCGTTGTGGATCTCGATGGCCTCGTCGAGGTCGTCGTAGACCAGCACGGAGACGATCGGGACGAAGGTCTCGGACTGGGCGATCTCGAAGTGCGGCTCCACGCCGGTGACGATCGTGGGCTCCACGTACAGTCCGGGCCGGTCCATGACCCGGCCGCCGTGGACCACGGTGGCCCCGTCGAGTTCGGCGCGGGCGAGGACGGCGCGGTAGTCCTCCACGGCCTGCGCGTCGATCAGCGGGCCGACGACGGTGTCCGGGTCGCGCGGGTCACCGATGGTGATCTGGTCGAAGGACTTCTTCATCAGCTCGACGAGCCGGCCGGCGATGCTCCGGTGGGCGATGACCCGGCGGGTGCTGGTGCAGCGCTGGCCGGTGGTGCCGACCACGCCGAACGTCAGGGCCTTCGCCGCGAGTTCGAGATCGGCGGTCTCGTCGACGATGCACCCGTTGTTGCCCGAGCACTCCAGCTGGTAGCGGCGTCCGAGCGTCGAACCGACGATCTCGGCGACCTTGCGTCCGACGCCGGTGGAGCCCGTGAAGGAGATCATCGCGACCCGGGTGTCGGCGATCAGCCGCTCGGCGACGGCGTTGTCGGCGGGGGTGAACAGGGAGAAGACGCCCTCGCAGCCCATCTCCGCGGCCGCCCGGTTGACCAGCTTCTGCAGCGCGACGGCGGTGAGCGGCACCTTGGGGCTCGGCTTCCAGACCACGGTGTTGCCCGCGATCGCGGCGAGGAAGCCGTTCTGCGCCCAGACCGCGGCCGGGAAGTTGTACGCACTGATCAGCCCGACCACGCCCAGCGGCAGCCACTGGTCGTACATGCGGTGCTCGGCACGCTGGGACTGCTGCGTGAAGCCGTACATCATCCGGGCCTGCCCCGCGGCCAGGGTCGACATGTCGACGGCCTCGCGCAGCTCGCCCCTGGCCTCCATCATCGACTTGCCGGTGTCGAGGCAGACGACGGCTGCCAGCTCTTCGATGTTCTCCTCGATCAGCAGGCCGATGCGGCGCACGAACTCGCCGCGCCGGGGCGGCGGAACCATGCGCCACTTCTTCTGCGCCGCGACGGCGGCGGCCACGACGCTCTCGTAGTCCCCGGCGTCGGAGGCGGCGATCCGGCCGACGGTCTCGCCGTCGGCGGGACAGACGGCCTCGATCACCGGGCGGTCCTCGACGGCGCCCCAGCCCAGGGTGTCCGTGTACGTGCCGGAGTGCACCCGGTCCAGGCCGAAGGCGGCCAGCACCTTGCCGGTGTCGAACAGGGCGCCGGCGGTGCCGGGCGTGCGGTCGGTCGTCTCGGTCATCGTCGTTCTCCCTCGGTTTCCTGCGACGCCTCGGGTCCGGCGTGCTCCTGGGTGCGTCCCGGCGTGTCAGTCCTTCGCAAGGAAGTCCCCGATCGTCTCGTCGGTGTGGTACTCGGGCTTCTCGTAGTAGTGCGGGCCGTCGTAGATCTCGATCAGCACGCTGCGCTCGTGGGCGAGCGTCGGCCCGTGGGGGTGGTCCTTCGGGTTCATGTAGAAGGAACCGGGGCGCAGCCGCAGACCGGACTCGGTGTACTCGTAGTCGCCTTCGAGGCAGTACATGAACTGGTTCGAGGCGTGGGTGTGCCGGGTCGGTATCGTGCCGCCCTTCTCGTATTCGAGGAGGGCGATGCTGGCGCCGGTTTCGGGGTTCTTGAAGAGGAAGTACTGGCGGAACCCGTAGTCGGGGTAGTCGATCCAGCCGGCGTCGTCGAGATCGGCGGCGTGGATCAGGACTTCCAGTGACCGCAGGGTCGCGGGGTCGATGTGCACGGGGATTTCACTCCAAACCCGGACGGCTCGATGCCACCCATGTGTCGTATTCCTGGCGGCTTTCGGCGGTGGCGGGGAACAGCCCGAAGAGGGACCGCCCGCGCCGGATCTCGAGTGCCGCGAACTCTTCGTACGAGGCCGCGTCGGCGGCCAGGGCGGCCACGTCGGCGGCGAGGTGACGCGGGATCACGGCGACCCCGTCGTCGTCGCCCAGCACCACGTCGCCGGGGTAGACCGCCACGCCGCCGCAGCCGACCGGCTCGTCCAGCGCGACCGGGTGCAGGGCGATGGGCGTCGCGGCGGGCGCGTTGCCCCGGTGGAAGCAGGGCAGCCCGGTCCCGGCGATGGCGCCGGAGTCCCGGTATCCGCCGTCCGTGACCACACCGGACACGCCGCGCCGCTGGAGGCGCGCCGCCATCATGTCGCCCATGGACGCCCCCGCCCTGGAGCCGAACGCGTCGATGACGAGCACCGCCCCGGGCGGGCACTCCTCGATCGCGCGCCGGTGCAGGTTCTCGCTGGAGCCGTATCCGGCGAGGGTGTCGAGGTCCTCGCGCGCCGGGATGAACCGGAGTGTGCTGGCCGGGCCCACCATGGGGGCCCGGCCAGCCGCCAGGGGGCGGACGCCGGCCATCAGGACGTTGCGCAGGCCGTGCCGGAGCAGCATGTTGGCGACGGTGGACGAGCCGGCCCGCGCCAGTTGCTCGCGGACGGCCGGGGAAAGCGGTTCGTGTACCGGCGGGGGCAGCGGCGCGGCGGGGGCCGCCGGTACGGGTTCGGTGCGCTCCGCGCGCTTCTCGCCGCTCACTGGAAGAACTCCATCGGGGGGCGGTTGCCCCACTGGGTGGTGTCGGCGGCGGTGCCGTTGAACTTTCCGGGCCGGTGGCTGCCGTCCACGGTGTCGCCGTCGGTGTAGTGCTCGATGCGGAAGCCGAAGGGGTCCTTCCAGTAGTCGAAGATCTGGCTGCCGAGCAGATGGCGGCCGACTCCGACGTCGGGGGTGTAGCCCTGCTGGAGCAGGTAGTCGTGCGAGGACATGACGGCGTCCATGTCGGTGACCTCGAAGGCGCTGTGGTGGACGCCGGCCCAGTCCGACTGGAGGACGAGCATGAAGTGGTGGTCGACCAGCTGATCGCCCAGGTCGAGCCGGACGAAGGTGCCGACGACGGGGCCGTCCTGCCCGGGCGGCAGGAAGTAGTCGGAGGGCAGGAAGTTGAAGCGCTCGTTCAGCCAGGCCATCGAGGCGTCGTGGTCCTTCACGTGGAGCACGAAGTGGCCGAGCCGGGCGATGGTGCAGGGCGCGACGGGCTGGCGGACGAAGGAGTTCACCCGGTTCTTGTCCCGGATGTTGTTCATCCTGAACGGTTCCCGGTCCGCGATGGGTTCGACCCGGTCCCGGTTCCAGATCGCCCGGATCTCGATGCCGTCGGGCATGGTCATCGAGACGACCTGTCCGCCGCCGGGCTCCGTCGACTCGGTGACCGGGGACGATCCCGGCAGGGCGGCGAGTTCGGCCAGGTCCTGGTAGGTGGCGACCTCGATCGAGGCGCCGACGAAGCGCTGCTTGTCGGCCTTGCGGGTGACGTGGATGTGGTGCTGGGTCCCGGTGCCCCGCATGTACAGCGTCCGGTCGTCGCTGCCCTCGGCCCTGGTCATGCCGAACGAGGTGAGGAACTTCTCCATCACCTGGAGGTCGGGTGCCTCGTAGGTGACGTGGGCAGCATCGATTGCCGTGGCCACGGGTCCTCCTGTGGTGGGTGGGTGCGCGGTGGCGCGCTCGGTTCGCCGGTGGCGGGCTCCCCGGCCGGAGCCCGCGGGTCTCAGCGCTTCTTGAGGACGCTGACGTCGTCCGGGCCGATCAGGTCCGGCACGGTCCAGCCGTCCAGGTCGTACTCGTCCATGGCGCTCTGCGCGAACTCCTTGCAGCGGTCGAGCAGGCCGCTGCCGCGGGCGGCGAAGAGGTTGGTCTGCCGGGTCACGTCGTTGCTGCCGATGTAGTTGATCTCGTACAGCTCGTGGCGGGCCCCGAACTCGGTGCCGATGGAGTCCCACAGCATCTTCATGACCTTGACGCGCTCCTCGGCGTCGATGCCGCCGGTGCCGCGCACGTAGGTGTCGAGGTAGCCGCGGATCTCGGGGGTCTTGAAGTCGTCGGCGTGCGAGTTGAGGTAGATCAGCCCGCTGGCCACCACCTGCTCGATGATGTTCTTGATCTTCGGCATGGCCAGCTGGTTCATCACCCGGTACGCACCGGCGAACTGCGGGTCGGGCTGGATCATGCCGCCCTTCCACGGCACCGCGCTCTTGGCCATCGCGTCCGACAGCGCCCAGAAGGTGTTGCGCCAGGCGATGACCTCGCCGAGCTGCGACATGACGCCGTGGAACTGGCCGGCGCCGGTGACGTCGAGGGCGCGGGCCAGCATGCCGACCAGGAAGTCCATCTTGACGGCGAAGCGGGTGCAGCCGTGCAGGGAGGCGCGCTCCAGGTAGCCCGAGTGGATGTTGTACTTGTTCGCCTGCTCCAGGTCGTTGTAGATGAACGCGTTCTCCCAGGGGATGAACACGTCGTCGAGGACCAGGATGGCGTCGTTCTCGTCCAGGCGGCTGGACAGCGGGTAGTCGAAGGGGCTGCCGAGCACGGCGGCCCGGTACTCGTTGGAGGTGCGGCAGAGCAGTTTCACGCCGGGGGAGTTCGTCGGCATGATGAACACCGGCGAGAAGGACGGGTCCTGCACGGCGACCTGGCCGACGTGGCCGACGAAGGTGTAGTGGGTGAGGGCCGAGCCGGTGGCGACGACCTTGGCGCCGGTGACGTAGAAGCCCGCGTCGGTCTCCCGGGTGACCCGGATGAAGACGTCCTTGCCGGCGTCGGCGCCGAGGCCGCGGTCGACCGGGGGGTTCATGATCGCGTGGTTGATGTACCAGGTCTTCTGCTGGGCCTTGCGGTACCAGTTGCGCGCGTTGTCCTCGAAGCCGCGGTAGAACTCGGCGTTGGCGCCCAGGGTGCCGAGGAAGCAGCCCTTGTAGTCGGGCGAGCGGCCCATCCAGCCCCAGGCGATCTTCTGCCACTCGGCGATCGCGTCGCGCGAGGCGACCTGCTCCTCGACGGTCTGCGGCGCCCGGTAGAAGCGGTGGGTGAATCCGCCGTCCTCGTTGGGCGCGGTGAGGATGTCCTTGCGCGCCGGGTCGTGCAGCGCGTCGTACATGCGGGCGATCATGCGGGCCGCATTGCGGAACGCGGGGTGTTCGGCGACGTTCTCGACGCGCTCGCCGTAGATCCAGACCTCGCGCCCGTCGTTCAGGCTCTCCAGGTACTCGGCACCGGTGAAGGGGATGTTCTCACGACCGGCCCCGACGGGTGTCGACCGATTTGCATTTCCCGTGTTCATAGAACGAAAACCCCATCTTCTCCGGACGGAAATGGATGGCGCCGGATTCGCGTCGTGCGTGACCGACTTCCCGTGGCGGGAGTCGAGTTGCCGACCGGAATTCTCTGCGGCGTCGAATTGCCGGAAGGTTTCCACGGGGTGCGGGCACGGGCAATAGACCCCGGAAGCGGCCGGAGGGCGCGGACGGGTCGGCCGGCGCGCCCGGCTTCAGCCGGTGAACGACGGGCGAAGCGCCTCTGAACTGGGGTTTTTCATCCTGACCCGAGGGGCGTGGGCCACCCGGCGCACCCACGAATGTGACGCACACCACAGGGATTTCGTCTCGTGGCGCGAGATGTCCGCCGCTTTTCCCGGCGGGGTCCATACGCGGCGCAATGGAGGGGTGCCATAGTTTTGTGTATGGCTCACGACCTGAGCGCGCGGCGGTGCTCGGCGACCACCCGGGTCGCCTCCAGCCAGTGCCGCATCAGCGGGGTGATCTCGGCGTCCCGGCGCCACAGCAGCGTGGCCTGCATGGGGGCGAGCCAGCGCGGGGGGTCGAGGAGGGTCACCGCGTCCGTCCGGCCGGCGATCCGCCGGGTCACGGGGGCGACGCCGAGCCCGGCGGCGACGAAGGCGACGGACGTCTGGGGTGTGGAGACCTCCAGCACCTCGAATGAGTCGTCGCCCGCGAGCGCCTTTCCGACGACTTCGGGCATGCCGGTGAACGCCGGAATGCGATAGGGGAGAATCCAGCGCCCCCATCCCTTTCCGTCGGGGTGGTCCTCGCGCGCGCGATACCGGGGGACGGCGAGCTTGATGTCGATTCCCAGGATGGGGTAGGAATCGCAGAGGTCCGTCACGAAACCGGCGAACTGGCCGGGGCCGAAGGGAATGCACCCCATGTCCAGCCGGCCGTCCTGAATTCCCTGCACGATGAGGTCGGGGGTGACGTCGGTGAGGCTGACCCGGGCGCCCGGGACCTGGTCGAGGAACTCGGCGAGCACGTCGGCGACGATCTCGTTGATGACCATGGGCTCCACGCCGATGCGCAGGTCCCCGACCGCGCCCTCGCCCATCAGTTTCAGCGTCGCCATCGCCCGGTCCCGGTCGGCGACCAGGCGTTCGCCCTTGGACAGCAGGTAGAGGCCGGCCTGTGTGGGGTGGACGCCCTTCGCGGTGCGTTCGAGGAGGCGCACGCCGAGTTCGGCCTCCAGTTTCGCCACGGCGTGGCTCACGGGCGGTTGCGTCATGTTGAGGTTCTTGGCGGCCTGGGAGACCGAACCGGCCTCCACGACGGCTTTGAAGTACTCGATCTGACGAAAGTCCACCCTCTTCGACCTTCCGCGGCCCCCGGCTCGTCCCGACAGCCAGAGATTACGGGACGGTCCTCCGCCCGCGGCCGTGCCCGGGCGCGCGGGGGTCCGGTCAGGGTGTGCCGGAGACGAGTCCGACCCGGT
The sequence above is drawn from the Streptomyces sp. NBC_00525 genome and encodes:
- a CDS encoding fumarylacetoacetate hydrolase family protein, which gives rise to MKLATLRTPGGTAAARLDGDTFTEIPGCADIGDLLRNEDWRRRAAGADGRRVPAEDAALDTLVPNPSKVLCTGLNYTSHIEEMGRGLPSHPTLFAKFADTLTGPADPVAAVPEDPEMDWEGELAVVVGRTAYRVDEDEAAECIAGYTIANDISMRGWQNRTTEWLQGKIWARSTPVGPVLTTPDAFDPATATLSTTVNGTTVQEHAIADLLFTPTRLIAYISTMLPLRPGDLVLTGTPGGVGRARTPRWYLKRGDVVEVTIDGIGTLTNPIT
- a CDS encoding acyl-CoA dehydrogenase family protein, with amino-acid sequence MTSPTPPADITALLARLDTIRPLLLSEAPDSERLRRPTPAVQDALRDSGILELTVPAELGGLDASPLQILEVMEKLSHTDASLGWLVRSLTSETATAAAHLGDEAVAALFADGAEPLVAGQSTSFTGRAVRVTGGCRVSGDWQFAPGVSMATHLNLSATVEGTGERVVCLVPRSAVRISDNWDMLGLRATASLDYRAEDVFVEDAYIYAIGPGHARRGRPENRLSPALSAGLHQAAWSQGVGRRMLDELRDLTLSRNPAHESPVTSDEFFGEFARHFSHVRGTMALLRDTWRDNEETLSTGARLSDEQETMSRLACSLAGRTAVEISQLVHRFAGARVMRDGVLQRFFRDSHAGSQHRGSSHIVTQKCGRMLSGTLPAGAHWGFFDLIVPERPAAHA
- a CDS encoding flavin reductase family protein — its product is MTDIMWDAEIYEKAADAVPPASDTAHPPLADPRQLRNALGNFATGVVVLTYRVGTTHYGVTVNSFTSVSLDPPLVLVSMQRTSRALNHLLERPFAVNVLGDNQLDTALHFAGRPQDRPIDWITDGPAPRIGGSPAYFQCTPWAANDGGDHVLVLGRVTAHGQQDDARPLLFYRGQWSALAQETEAGTETGARSERNRP
- a CDS encoding purine-cytosine permease family protein; translation: MPTAERRSGHQLALSPVSVATALVVFAIAGFTVVLAGFTVGMIVGVLVAALGVFLGKALGRMAFETGMSSTITSRFFGFGLRGSSIGSAVFAFMILGFLAMESALLYQGTLLMFDLPDSWTNRVLLYGLMTLLWIGLAVFGLKPALRASGVLTAVTLLVTIYMIIHIYVIEGADPMDVFRYDGVVPGGLWPKFEAAISVMGATAGTIALVTTDFARYCRTRRDVTVLATAGPVTQNILMTVLGSLVVIGGMPDVVTYLMDHDKTLTPEAAGAAGSDFVMQNTGAFFVIFAAWLGFVTIYAAQAKAQAINAYSGSLSLVNLVDALTGRKPGRAAMVVAGNVIALVMIGAGILEKFSTYLAYLGAMTLGMCGVMIADYYLVRRARYDGATHRVEKWNWAGVITLTTSAAIGMILMATDVFALGFLVSFVAALLLYPALRTWLPEGTGTSFAASEEAVEEAV
- a CDS encoding RidA family protein; this translates as MKKKRFISDAVREPKARTWSNCLRVDDLILISGMTARGNDGESVLGDTALDQSRVVFQKIKDLIEAAGGAMDDVVKMTIFVTHMSDNAQVWKAREEFFTGDFPACSLVQVAALAKPEILVEIEALAIAGCSTD
- a CDS encoding aldehyde dehydrogenase family protein, giving the protein MTETTDRTPGTAGALFDTGKVLAAFGLDRVHSGTYTDTLGWGAVEDRPVIEAVCPADGETVGRIAASDAGDYESVVAAAVAAQKKWRMVPPPRRGEFVRRIGLLIEENIEELAAVVCLDTGKSMMEARGELREAVDMSTLAAGQARMMYGFTQQSQRAEHRMYDQWLPLGVVGLISAYNFPAAVWAQNGFLAAIAGNTVVWKPSPKVPLTAVALQKLVNRAAAEMGCEGVFSLFTPADNAVAERLIADTRVAMISFTGSTGVGRKVAEIVGSTLGRRYQLECSGNNGCIVDETADLELAAKALTFGVVGTTGQRCTSTRRVIAHRSIAGRLVELMKKSFDQITIGDPRDPDTVVGPLIDAQAVEDYRAVLARAELDGATVVHGGRVMDRPGLYVEPTIVTGVEPHFEIAQSETFVPIVSVLVYDDLDEAIEIHNGVAQGLASGMHSTDLNHIETFLSARGSDCGIVRVNMGTTGADVGAAFGGEKETGGGRTAGSTAWQGFMRRQSVCVNWGGTSAWDSRIDL
- a CDS encoding cupin domain-containing protein, which produces MHIDPATLRSLEVLIHAADLDDAGWIDYPDYGFRQYFLFKNPETGASIALLEYEKGGTIPTRHTHASNQFMYCLEGDYEYTESGLRLRPGSFYMNPKDHPHGPTLAHERSVLIEIYDGPHYYEKPEYHTDETIGDFLAKD
- a CDS encoding dimethylmenaquinone methyltransferase, yielding MSGEKRAERTEPVPAAPAAPLPPPVHEPLSPAVREQLARAGSSTVANMLLRHGLRNVLMAGVRPLAAGRAPMVGPASTLRFIPAREDLDTLAGYGSSENLHRRAIEECPPGAVLVIDAFGSRAGASMGDMMAARLQRRGVSGVVTDGGYRDSGAIAGTGLPCFHRGNAPAATPIALHPVALDEPVGCGGVAVYPGDVVLGDDDGVAVIPRHLAADVAALAADAASYEEFAALEIRRGRSLFGLFPATAESRQEYDTWVASSRPGLE
- a CDS encoding VOC family protein; the protein is MATAIDAAHVTYEAPDLQVMEKFLTSFGMTRAEGSDDRTLYMRGTGTQHHIHVTRKADKQRFVGASIEVATYQDLAELAALPGSSPVTESTEPGGGQVVSMTMPDGIEIRAIWNRDRVEPIADREPFRMNNIRDKNRVNSFVRQPVAPCTIARLGHFVLHVKDHDASMAWLNERFNFLPSDYFLPPGQDGPVVGTFVRLDLGDQLVDHHFMLVLQSDWAGVHHSAFEVTDMDAVMSSHDYLLQQGYTPDVGVGRHLLGSQIFDYWKDPFGFRIEHYTDGDTVDGSHRPGKFNGTAADTTQWGNRPPMEFFQ
- a CDS encoding 4-hydroxyphenylacetate 3-hydroxylase N-terminal domain-containing protein; translated protein: MPFTGAEYLESLNDGREVWIYGERVENVAEHPAFRNAARMIARMYDALHDPARKDILTAPNEDGGFTHRFYRAPQTVEEQVASRDAIAEWQKIAWGWMGRSPDYKGCFLGTLGANAEFYRGFEDNARNWYRKAQQKTWYINHAIMNPPVDRGLGADAGKDVFIRVTRETDAGFYVTGAKVVATGSALTHYTFVGHVGQVAVQDPSFSPVFIMPTNSPGVKLLCRTSNEYRAAVLGSPFDYPLSSRLDENDAILVLDDVFIPWENAFIYNDLEQANKYNIHSGYLERASLHGCTRFAVKMDFLVGMLARALDVTGAGQFHGVMSQLGEVIAWRNTFWALSDAMAKSAVPWKGGMIQPDPQFAGAYRVMNQLAMPKIKNIIEQVVASGLIYLNSHADDFKTPEIRGYLDTYVRGTGGIDAEERVKVMKMLWDSIGTEFGARHELYEINYIGSNDVTRQTNLFAARGSGLLDRCKEFAQSAMDEYDLDGWTVPDLIGPDDVSVLKKR
- a CDS encoding LysR family transcriptional regulator, whose product is MDFRQIEYFKAVVEAGSVSQAAKNLNMTQPPVSHAVAKLEAELGVRLLERTAKGVHPTQAGLYLLSKGERLVADRDRAMATLKLMGEGAVGDLRIGVEPMVINEIVADVLAEFLDQVPGARVSLTDVTPDLIVQGIQDGRLDMGCIPFGPGQFAGFVTDLCDSYPILGIDIKLAVPRYRAREDHPDGKGWGRWILPYRIPAFTGMPEVVGKALAGDDSFEVLEVSTPQTSVAFVAAGLGVAPVTRRIAGRTDAVTLLDPPRWLAPMQATLLWRRDAEITPLMRHWLEATRVVAEHRRALRS